From Irregularibacter muris, a single genomic window includes:
- a CDS encoding response regulator transcription factor yields MRVLLVEDEKALAAALSKILEKNNIQVDICNDGEEGQILAEKDIYDVIILDIMLPNKSGLEILKDLRTNNHKTPVLFLTARDTVQDRVVGLDSGADDYLIKPFATEELLARLRALVRRPKDLIDDHILEFSNIKLHIDKGELEVKGKIKRLTTKETQLLELFLRNPGMVLSKEQILDRVWGVDATAMENSVEIYIHYLRKKLGHKAEVMIETVRGMGYVIKEKKDA; encoded by the coding sequence ATGAGAGTACTTTTAGTGGAAGATGAAAAAGCTCTAGCGGCAGCTCTTTCTAAAATTTTAGAGAAAAATAATATCCAAGTGGATATTTGCAACGATGGGGAAGAAGGACAAATATTAGCAGAAAAAGATATTTATGACGTAATTATTTTAGATATCATGCTTCCTAACAAAAGTGGATTAGAAATATTAAAGGATTTGAGAACAAACAATCATAAGACCCCCGTTTTGTTTCTTACCGCCAGAGATACAGTACAGGACAGGGTAGTGGGGTTAGATAGTGGGGCAGATGATTATTTGATTAAACCCTTTGCTACTGAGGAATTATTGGCACGCCTTAGAGCATTGGTGAGGAGACCTAAGGATCTAATAGATGATCATATTTTAGAATTTTCTAATATAAAATTACACATTGATAAGGGAGAGTTAGAGGTAAAAGGCAAGATAAAGAGACTGACCACTAAGGAAACTCAACTATTGGAATTATTTTTAAGAAACCCTGGGATGGTCTTATCTAAAGAACAGATACTCGATAGAGTATGGGGAGTAGATGCTACTGCCATGGAAAATAGTGTGGAAATATATATCCATTATCTTAGAAAAAAACTAGGACATAAGGCAGAGGTCATGATTGAAACCGTTCGGGGTATGGGCTATGTAATTAAGGAGAAAAAGGATGCTTAA
- a CDS encoding LysM peptidoglycan-binding domain-containing protein, whose product MYYYNPSCPIGTLPYVVQPGDTLYNISLRYNTTVEAILKVNSMINPYCLRVGQILCIPIAPPTPMPCPAGTFAYTIQMGDTFYSIAARFHVTVEELIATNPGVNPDNLMPGQRICIPEMAPPVTCPEGTFAHTIKAGDTLYSLAQLYHTTVENILAVNPGIDPNNLKIGQKVCIPLTIPAACPEGTITHTIQSGDTFYNLAKQYNTTVEAIQAANPGVNPNNLQIGEKICIPKGTTPPRVCPTGTFAYTIRSGDTFYNLAKQYNTTVEAIQAANPGVDPNNLQIGQVICIPERTTPPRVCPKGTFAHTIKSGDTFYNLARQYNTTVEAIQAANPGVNPNNLQIGQVICIPERTTPPRVCPSGTFAYTIRSGDTFYNLAKRYNTTVEAIQAANPGVNPNNLQIGQVICIPEKTTPPRVCPKGTFAHTIKSGDTFYNLARQYNTTVEAIQRANPNANPNNLIIGDTLCIPRA is encoded by the coding sequence ATGTATTATTATAATCCCAGTTGTCCTATAGGTACTCTACCCTACGTGGTCCAACCAGGAGATACTCTATACAATATATCTTTAAGATATAATACAACTGTAGAAGCCATTTTAAAGGTGAATTCTATGATCAATCCCTACTGTCTTAGGGTGGGGCAAATTCTTTGTATACCCATAGCACCCCCCACTCCTATGCCCTGTCCTGCTGGTACCTTTGCTTATACTATACAAATGGGGGATACCTTTTATTCTATTGCTGCTAGATTCCACGTTACCGTAGAGGAATTGATTGCAACAAATCCTGGAGTGAACCCAGACAATCTCATGCCAGGACAAAGAATTTGTATTCCTGAAATGGCACCACCAGTTACTTGTCCTGAGGGAACCTTTGCTCATACCATAAAGGCAGGAGATACCCTCTACAGTCTTGCACAGCTATACCATACTACAGTAGAAAATATTTTGGCCGTGAATCCCGGAATAGATCCCAACAACTTGAAAATTGGTCAAAAAGTATGCATTCCTCTTACTATACCTGCTGCCTGTCCCGAGGGAACTATTACTCATACCATTCAATCAGGAGATACTTTCTACAACCTAGCTAAGCAATACAATACAACTGTAGAAGCTATTCAGGCAGCCAACCCAGGAGTAAATCCTAATAATCTACAAATAGGAGAAAAGATTTGTATTCCAAAGGGAACCACCCCACCTAGAGTTTGTCCTACTGGTACCTTTGCTTACACCATTCGATCAGGGGATACTTTCTATAACCTCGCTAAGCAATACAATACAACGGTGGAGGCTATTCAAGCAGCAAACCCAGGGGTAGATCCTAATAATCTACAAATAGGTCAGGTCATTTGTATACCGGAAAGAACTACTCCACCTAGAGTTTGTCCTAAGGGAACTTTTGCCCATACGATAAAATCAGGGGATACTTTTTACAACTTAGCAAGACAGTACAATACTACAGTAGAAGCTATTCAAGCAGCCAATCCAGGAGTAAATCCTAATAATCTACAAATAGGTCAGGTCATTTGTATACCAGAAAGAACTACTCCACCCAGGGTTTGTCCTAGCGGCACCTTTGCCTACACCATTCGGTCAGGGGACACTTTCTACAATCTAGCTAAACGATACAATACAACGGTAGAAGCTATTCAGGCAGCCAATCCAGGAGTAAATCCTAACAATCTACAAATAGGTCAGGTCATTTGTATACCAGAAAAAACTACTCCACCCAGGGTTTGTCCTAAGGGAACTTTTGCCCATACAATAAAATCAGGGGATACTTTTTACAACTTGGCAAGACAGTACAATACTACAGTAGAAGCTATTCAAAGAGCCAACCCTAATGCCAACCCTAATAATTTAATCATAGGGGACACCCTATGTATCCCTCGAGCATAA
- a CDS encoding flavin monoamine oxidase family protein translates to MNFTPNQPTKEERKKILLELLQQENREEDFPYLLEALSPPADITNIAPLGSGKNIRIGIIGGGAAGLSAAFELRKLGYDITIFDALEDRIGGRIYTRYFDSQKRYYGELGAMRLPISHETLWHYIDLFDLKTRPFIQSTPGDIFYIRHRYACNDPEETSVMRNIYPAFDLTPQEKITPWRKLSNSAINPPLLALPPAVRQEIIEIRKEYSPEIVALDSLKIKDLYQRAGLSRGAVDMLGNLSPLIGDFYYNSTMELYQEIYSLDFESLYRIEGGTTELPLAFYHSFWDANVGRYYPNIPPHLLGEVTWMDGHWVEQIQQPMSGGPVTLCYKSKKNPRTHQQTFDYIVCAIPFSTLRHVELCPLFSSDKMQAIQELTYENSFKSAHFYAQRFWENPGILCGPKLGGNSATDRPVTSLWYPSDHSQYIDAPTLPPQEPGVLLATYNYALDANRLGNLPARRRLHEIQRQIAQIHCLPKDYIDTLLLDHASVNWNDEQWFLGGFAYYSPGQKNTFSWSAKKPEYQNRVFFAGEHVSGKHAWIQGALKTGMEAANNVAMANKYK, encoded by the coding sequence TTGAACTTTACACCTAATCAACCTACTAAAGAGGAAAGAAAAAAAATATTATTAGAGTTATTACAGCAGGAAAATCGAGAAGAAGACTTTCCTTATCTATTGGAAGCCTTGAGCCCTCCAGCAGATATTACCAATATCGCTCCCCTAGGTTCTGGAAAAAACATACGTATTGGGATCATTGGAGGAGGCGCTGCAGGATTATCTGCTGCTTTTGAACTGAGAAAACTCGGTTATGATATCACTATTTTCGACGCCTTGGAAGACCGTATAGGAGGCAGGATCTATACCCGCTACTTTGACTCCCAAAAAAGATATTATGGAGAATTAGGTGCCATGAGATTACCCATTTCCCATGAAACCCTATGGCATTATATTGATCTGTTTGATTTAAAAACCCGGCCCTTTATTCAATCTACTCCTGGAGACATTTTTTATATTCGCCATCGTTATGCCTGTAATGATCCAGAGGAGACTAGCGTCATGAGAAATATCTATCCTGCTTTTGACCTCACCCCCCAAGAAAAAATCACCCCTTGGCGGAAATTGTCTAACAGTGCTATTAATCCTCCCCTTCTGGCTTTACCTCCTGCCGTGCGTCAAGAGATTATTGAAATTAGAAAGGAGTATAGTCCAGAGATCGTCGCTTTGGATTCTTTGAAGATCAAGGATTTATATCAAAGAGCAGGTCTTAGCCGAGGCGCTGTAGATATGTTGGGTAATCTCTCCCCCTTAATAGGAGATTTTTATTACAATAGTACCATGGAGCTATACCAAGAAATCTATTCCTTGGATTTTGAATCTCTTTATCGTATTGAGGGCGGGACAACGGAACTTCCCCTGGCCTTTTATCATTCCTTTTGGGATGCTAATGTAGGACGCTATTATCCTAATATTCCGCCCCACTTATTAGGTGAGGTTACCTGGATGGATGGACATTGGGTAGAGCAAATTCAACAGCCCATGAGCGGTGGTCCCGTTACCCTTTGTTATAAAAGCAAGAAAAATCCTAGAACACATCAACAAACCTTTGATTATATTGTTTGTGCTATTCCTTTTTCTACTTTACGCCATGTGGAATTATGTCCTCTATTTTCCAGTGATAAAATGCAGGCTATTCAGGAGCTCACCTATGAAAATTCCTTTAAATCTGCTCATTTTTATGCTCAACGCTTTTGGGAAAATCCTGGCATACTCTGTGGTCCCAAACTAGGAGGAAATTCCGCTACTGATCGTCCTGTTACATCCCTATGGTATCCTTCAGACCATAGCCAATATATAGATGCACCTACCCTACCTCCGCAAGAACCAGGAGTATTATTGGCTACCTATAATTACGCCTTAGATGCCAATCGTCTAGGAAATCTCCCTGCTCGTAGAAGACTTCATGAGATTCAAAGACAGATTGCACAGATCCACTGCCTTCCTAAGGACTATATAGACACCCTTCTCCTTGATCATGCTAGTGTAAATTGGAATGATGAACAGTGGTTTTTAGGAGGCTTTGCCTATTACAGTCCCGGGCAAAAAAACACCTTCTCGTGGTCTGCTAAAAAACCTGAATATCAAAATAGAGTTTTCTTTGCAGGAGAACATGTTTCTGGTAAGCATGCTTGGATACAGGGTGCTCTAAAAACAGGTATGGAAGCGGCAAATAATGTTGCTATGGCTAATAAATATAAGTGA
- a CDS encoding sensor histidine kinase produces MSKYYKYFKKKFIKEFVLLFSIYALIIFLAFYFFRLSLGNRIYYGYEMMYPFYHWADNNKAFLVLLFLSMGCFAIGFLLFKRSLRHTDEIITAMEDVYKDDDELISLSGDLKDVTTKMNNIKFSLREKEKLARDEEKRKNDLIIYLAHDLKTPLTSIIGYLTILKEEEDISERFRKKYLQISYDKALRLENLINEFFDITRYNLKDVVLEKTQVNFSLMMEQIIYEFIPLLQEKGLSIHKDIEAGIGLDIDPNKIERVIDNIIRNAINYSYPNSEIKVFMGREGQFIKIDVINHGATIPSAKLDYIFDEFFRLDFSRSSETGGAGLGLAIAKSIVVAHGGSIQAESEKEIIKINVKLPL; encoded by the coding sequence TTGAGTAAGTATTATAAATATTTTAAGAAAAAATTCATTAAAGAATTTGTTCTATTATTCTCTATCTATGCTCTAATTATTTTTCTAGCTTTTTATTTTTTTCGTCTATCATTAGGAAACAGGATCTACTATGGCTATGAGATGATGTATCCTTTTTATCATTGGGCAGACAATAATAAGGCATTTTTAGTCTTATTATTTTTATCCATGGGATGTTTTGCTATAGGTTTTCTATTATTTAAAAGGTCTTTAAGGCACACAGATGAAATTATCACGGCTATGGAGGATGTCTATAAAGATGATGATGAGTTAATTTCTCTTTCTGGAGATCTAAAGGATGTTACCACAAAGATGAACAATATAAAATTTAGTCTGAGGGAAAAAGAAAAATTGGCTAGGGATGAGGAAAAAAGAAAAAATGATTTGATTATCTATTTGGCCCATGATTTAAAAACTCCCCTTACTTCTATTATAGGATATCTGACCATCCTAAAGGAAGAAGAGGATATTAGTGAGAGGTTTCGAAAAAAATATCTCCAGATAAGTTATGATAAGGCTTTGAGATTAGAGAATCTTATCAATGAATTCTTTGATATTACCCGATATAATTTAAAAGATGTTGTTCTAGAAAAGACACAGGTAAATTTTAGTTTGATGATGGAGCAAATTATATATGAATTTATACCCTTACTTCAAGAAAAAGGACTGTCTATTCATAAGGATATTGAAGCAGGTATTGGATTAGATATTGATCCTAATAAAATAGAAAGGGTAATTGACAATATTATTAGAAATGCTATTAATTATTCCTATCCTAATAGTGAAATAAAGGTTTTTATGGGAAGAGAAGGACAGTTTATAAAGATAGATGTTATCAATCATGGAGCAACTATTCCTAGTGCAAAATTGGACTATATTTTTGATGAATTCTTTAGACTAGATTTTTCTAGAAGTTCTGAAACGGGAGGAGCTGGGTTGGGACTTGCCATTGCTAAGTCTATTGTAGTAGCTCATGGAGGAAGTATTCAAGCCGAAAGTGAAAAAGAAATCATTAAAATCAATGTAAAGCTTCCCCTTTAA
- the lspA gene encoding signal peptidase II: protein MSYLFLMITIIGLDQWSKYKAQDFLRQRGSFYSITKRFQLRLAHNPGGFYGLLENKKRLLYIITFFAIVGCAFLLYQGIKNQRMLSYNLAFSFLLGGAIGNFIDRIKQGYVIDFIYIKFKRAPIFNLADVSIFVGALMLSYLEIVYGIF, encoded by the coding sequence ATGAGCTATTTATTTTTAATGATAACCATCATAGGGCTAGACCAATGGAGTAAATATAAGGCCCAGGATTTTTTAAGGCAAAGAGGATCTTTCTACTCCATAACCAAAAGATTTCAATTACGCTTAGCGCACAATCCAGGAGGTTTTTATGGACTCCTTGAAAATAAAAAAAGGCTTCTTTATATCATAACCTTTTTTGCCATTGTTGGCTGTGCTTTTCTGTTATATCAAGGCATAAAAAATCAAAGAATGCTGTCCTATAACCTAGCTTTTTCTTTTTTATTAGGAGGAGCCATAGGAAACTTTATAGATCGTATAAAACAGGGGTATGTCATAGATTTTATCTATATAAAATTTAAAAGAGCTCCTATATTCAATCTAGCCGATGTCTCTATTTTTGTAGGGGCACTGATGCTTAGTTATTTAGAGATAGTCTATGGAATTTTTTAA
- a CDS encoding LysM peptidoglycan-binding domain-containing protein has product MKVNVTNCPQGSISYTIRAGDTLYSLAIRYGTTVNAIMSANPGINPNALQIGQVICIPTQAPPANCPPGSTSYTIRAGDTFYNIAMRYNTTVQALINANPGVNPNALRIGQIICIPGTTPPPGTCPAGTFAYTVRSGDTLYSLANRYNTTVQGIIAANPNTDLSYLRIGQILCIPGSSQGTCPPNTIPYTIRSGDTFYSLAQRYGTTVAAIQAANPGVNPNRLQIGQTICIPR; this is encoded by the coding sequence ATGAAAGTAAATGTAACAAATTGTCCTCAAGGCTCAATTTCCTATACCATACGTGCTGGCGATACTCTATACAGTCTAGCTATAAGATATGGTACTACAGTAAATGCCATTATGAGTGCAAATCCTGGAATAAATCCCAATGCCTTACAAATCGGTCAGGTAATTTGCATACCAACTCAAGCTCCGCCGGCGAATTGTCCCCCTGGATCCACTTCTTATACCATTAGAGCAGGTGACACTTTTTATAATATTGCTATGAGATACAATACCACGGTGCAAGCTTTGATTAATGCTAACCCTGGAGTAAACCCTAATGCTTTAAGAATTGGTCAAATCATTTGTATCCCAGGCACAACGCCACCCCCAGGAACTTGTCCTGCTGGTACCTTTGCCTATACCGTTAGATCAGGAGACACCTTGTATTCCTTAGCCAATCGATATAACACCACAGTTCAAGGAATCATAGCAGCCAACCCCAATACAGATCTTAGTTATTTAAGAATAGGGCAAATTCTTTGTATACCTGGATCATCTCAAGGAACATGTCCTCCAAATACTATTCCTTACACCATTAGGTCAGGAGATACTTTCTATTCCTTAGCCCAAAGATATGGCACTACCGTAGCAGCAATCCAAGCAGCTAATCCAGGAGTAAATCCCAATAGACTTCAAATTGGTCAAACAATCTGTATTCCTAGATAA
- a CDS encoding PadR family transcriptional regulator has translation MKINKELMKGSTMILVLSLLEQESMYGYQMIKKIEEKSSGVFTFKEGTLYPILHSLESDGLVESFWDHGDSGRKRKYYRITKKGKTSLRDKQEEWRLFRRTVDQVLGEGLV, from the coding sequence ATGAAGATTAATAAAGAATTAATGAAGGGAAGTACGATGATTCTGGTTTTGAGTTTATTGGAACAGGAATCTATGTATGGTTATCAGATGATTAAGAAAATAGAGGAAAAATCTAGTGGGGTTTTTACCTTTAAAGAAGGGACGCTATATCCTATCTTACATTCCCTAGAATCTGATGGATTGGTGGAATCCTTTTGGGATCATGGGGATAGTGGACGTAAAAGGAAATACTATCGCATTACCAAAAAAGGAAAGACCTCTCTAAGGGATAAGCAGGAGGAGTGGAGACTCTTTCGTCGCACGGTGGATCAGGTATTAGGGGAGGGGCTTGTATGA
- a CDS encoding FtsW/RodA/SpoVE family cell cycle protein, with protein sequence MKEQNRILIEEYIGKVCFYIKWKDVHKQIKLEIEDHLYAIIEENQDRGIEEEEAVQRAIRQMGKAETIGKQLHEIHRPAPDWGILLLVSLFSGIGLMTIYSLQRYGQAGGNYQYLSLGKSIFYIIVGMSIGVALYFVDYKKIQPYSKHIYGFTILMLIFVLSKGKLSQGRPNLYVFGRDVNFIAMSPYLLIISLGGIFTNLDWQQPKKILLGIGVVVVPFFLIAIGFSLVSALLFLVAALPMMYFSGARLYHVLGTSIAFFAIMMFKIGGHSYSLVRLLSFINPYRDPNGVGYMTIQSSKTILSAGFFGRGFAMENISLPQLHTDFIFTYLVYAFGWLAGFVMVALAIIFICRLAKLGTRVQDSYGKLLAIGFALIISLQYIWNILMTLGFVPIVAIGMPFVSYGGLSMIVYFAIIGLISSVYKRRNIGVII encoded by the coding sequence ATGAAGGAGCAAAATAGAATTCTTATTGAAGAATACATAGGGAAGGTATGTTTCTATATAAAGTGGAAGGATGTCCATAAACAAATTAAACTCGAAATAGAAGATCATCTTTATGCCATCATTGAGGAAAACCAAGACAGAGGGATAGAGGAAGAAGAGGCAGTCCAAAGGGCTATTAGACAAATGGGAAAGGCCGAAACCATCGGAAAACAACTGCATGAGATCCATAGGCCCGCACCGGATTGGGGTATCCTTCTTTTAGTTTCTCTTTTTTCTGGTATTGGATTGATGACTATTTATTCTCTACAACGTTATGGACAAGCTGGTGGCAATTATCAATATTTATCCCTAGGGAAAAGTATATTTTACATCATAGTAGGAATGAGTATAGGAGTTGCCCTTTATTTTGTAGACTATAAAAAAATCCAACCGTATTCAAAGCATATTTACGGGTTTACTATTCTTATGCTAATTTTTGTTTTGAGCAAAGGGAAACTGTCCCAGGGACGACCTAATCTATATGTATTTGGTCGAGATGTTAATTTTATAGCCATGAGCCCCTATTTGTTGATTATTTCTTTAGGGGGAATATTTACAAATTTGGATTGGCAACAACCTAAGAAAATTCTTTTAGGCATTGGAGTTGTTGTTGTTCCCTTTTTTCTGATTGCTATAGGATTTTCCTTGGTGTCTGCTTTATTGTTTTTAGTGGCAGCTTTGCCTATGATGTATTTCTCTGGTGCTAGATTATATCATGTTTTAGGAACATCGATAGCTTTTTTTGCAATTATGATGTTTAAGATTGGAGGGCATTCCTATAGTTTGGTACGGTTGCTTAGTTTTATTAACCCTTATAGGGACCCTAATGGAGTGGGCTATATGACCATTCAATCCTCAAAGACTATCTTATCGGCAGGTTTTTTTGGAAGGGGTTTTGCCATGGAAAATATTTCATTGCCACAGCTCCATACTGACTTTATCTTTACCTATTTGGTCTATGCCTTTGGATGGTTAGCAGGGTTTGTAATGGTGGCGTTAGCGATTATTTTTATCTGTAGGCTGGCGAAATTAGGAACTAGAGTACAGGATAGTTATGGGAAATTATTAGCCATAGGCTTTGCTTTGATTATTTCTCTTCAGTATATCTGGAATATTCTCATGACCCTTGGTTTTGTTCCTATAGTGGCTATAGGAATGCCTTTTGTTAGCTACGGAGGATTATCTATGATTGTGTATTTTGCCATCATCGGGTTAATTTCTAGTGTATATAAAAGAAGAAATATAGGTGTAATAATCTAG
- a CDS encoding VanZ family protein, whose product MLNVFQVTTGGLNIPPYIENGYREYWKSFFQLVPFRFVIEWIEHYHIRGLDWFFWNSVKLSFYNFIMLFPLGVYLHLLFEVKSWKRALKHLFFTSLTIEVYQIIFSYTGLIMSRSFNVDDLILNTLGGMMGYFMYAIVKEKFLKRYAHFK is encoded by the coding sequence ATGCTAAATGTTTTCCAAGTAACTACCGGAGGACTAAACATTCCTCCATATATAGAAAATGGTTATCGGGAGTATTGGAAGAGCTTTTTTCAGTTGGTCCCCTTTAGGTTTGTTATAGAGTGGATAGAGCATTATCATATAAGGGGACTTGATTGGTTTTTCTGGAACTCTGTGAAGTTATCCTTTTATAACTTCATTATGTTGTTTCCCTTGGGCGTGTATCTACATCTATTATTTGAAGTGAAAAGTTGGAAAAGGGCGCTGAAACATCTGTTTTTTACTTCCTTAACCATCGAAGTGTACCAGATTATTTTTTCCTATACGGGATTGATTATGTCTAGAAGCTTTAATGTAGATGATTTAATACTAAATACCTTAGGGGGAATGATGGGGTATTTTATGTATGCTATAGTAAAAGAAAAATTCTTAAAAAGATATGCTCATTTTAAATGA
- a CDS encoding D-alanyl-D-alanine carboxypeptidase family protein, translating into MKFFRTSILLIIFFFLCVFIGKELVSSGFHLKEIVRIPKGDNYASKYIYVLDRGDKKVEYEKKGDKKVYPASLTKIMTTIVALEHLDDLSKTAPVDVETYKKMVAHNASMAGFYGREAVTYRDLLYGTILSSGGEAANSLAIHIGGSVENFVTLMNDKAVELGLEGTHFTNPEGLHDKNQYTTAQDIAKLLDYALDNGDFRAIFTKESFHTTSTSDHPQGITLISTVLSQLQGREEKDFQILGGKSGTTEEAGQCWATLGVKNGQEYIVIVMGAPLRDISNPDKAQIEDTIELYKNIK; encoded by the coding sequence ATGAAATTTTTTAGGACTTCTATACTTCTGATCATATTTTTCTTCCTATGTGTTTTTATAGGGAAAGAATTGGTTTCTAGTGGTTTTCATCTAAAGGAAATAGTGAGAATTCCCAAAGGAGATAATTATGCCAGTAAGTATATTTATGTCTTGGACAGAGGAGATAAAAAAGTAGAATATGAAAAAAAGGGGGATAAAAAGGTCTATCCTGCTTCCTTAACAAAGATAATGACAACGATAGTGGCTCTAGAACATTTAGATGATTTATCGAAGACAGCCCCTGTAGATGTGGAGACCTATAAAAAAATGGTAGCCCATAATGCTTCTATGGCAGGATTTTATGGACGAGAAGCGGTGACCTATAGAGATCTTTTATATGGAACCATATTAAGCTCAGGGGGAGAAGCGGCCAATTCCCTTGCCATTCATATTGGGGGTAGTGTTGAAAATTTTGTCACTCTAATGAATGATAAAGCTGTAGAATTGGGCCTGGAGGGTACCCACTTTACCAATCCAGAAGGATTGCATGACAAAAATCAATACACCACAGCCCAAGATATAGCAAAACTTTTAGATTATGCCTTAGACAATGGAGATTTTAGAGCCATCTTTACAAAGGAAAGCTTTCACACCACTTCCACTTCTGATCATCCCCAGGGGATTACCTTGATTTCTACTGTTCTTTCCCAACTACAGGGAAGAGAAGAAAAAGATTTTCAAATCCTGGGAGGGAAATCTGGTACTACCGAGGAAGCAGGACAATGTTGGGCCACGCTTGGAGTAAAGAATGGACAAGAATATATTGTTATCGTTATGGGAGCACCCTTAAGGGATATTTCCAATCCAGATAAAGCCCAAATAGAGGATACCATAGAACTTTATAAAAATATTAAGTGA
- a CDS encoding NCS2 family permease: MLARKLQNDKGPQNLQNTGLLERLFQLRENGTSIKTEILAGITIFITMAYIIFVNPSILKQAGMNVQGLLGAEAEAVGLGDPIVGAVFVATCVAGAIGSIIMGLYANLPFGLAPGMGLNAFFTYSVVLGMGYTWQQALAAVFISGILFIILSASGIRKGIVDALPASLKQAITGGIGLFIAFVGMQNGHIIVDNPATLIGFGDFTQSATALTLIGLAITGILMAKQVKGAILIGIAITTIVGIPLGVVQLGEGFSVMAMPPSIAPTFAKMDFAGLLNVSGELTIIGAIMSVVTVVISFSLVDMFDTIGTLVGTATKAGLVDEKGNVKNMGKALYADAIATSIGALIGTSTTTTYVESATGVSEGGRTGLTAVVVGILFLLALFFWPLVGIVPAEATAPALMIVGVLMMTSVKNINFEDFTEAMPAFFTMAIMPFSYSIANGIAAGMIMYPITKLVTGKGKEVHPAIYILAVLFIIRFTILPQ, translated from the coding sequence ATGCTTGCAAGAAAACTTCAAAATGATAAAGGACCTCAAAATCTTCAAAACACTGGACTCCTAGAAAGACTATTTCAATTGAGGGAGAACGGTACAAGCATTAAAACTGAAATATTGGCAGGTATTACTATTTTTATTACTATGGCCTATATTATATTTGTTAATCCAAGTATTCTAAAACAGGCGGGAATGAATGTCCAGGGACTTTTGGGGGCAGAGGCAGAGGCTGTTGGCCTTGGAGATCCAATAGTAGGTGCTGTATTTGTAGCCACCTGTGTGGCAGGGGCTATAGGCTCTATCATCATGGGTCTATATGCAAACCTTCCCTTTGGACTAGCTCCAGGTATGGGATTAAATGCTTTCTTTACCTATAGTGTTGTTTTAGGAATGGGATACACGTGGCAACAAGCCCTGGCAGCTGTTTTTATCTCTGGTATCTTATTTATTATTTTATCAGCCAGTGGAATTAGAAAGGGTATTGTAGATGCTTTACCTGCATCATTAAAACAAGCCATAACTGGGGGAATAGGATTATTTATCGCTTTTGTAGGGATGCAAAATGGACATATTATTGTGGACAACCCTGCTACCCTAATTGGCTTTGGAGATTTTACCCAATCGGCAACTGCTCTTACTCTAATTGGATTAGCTATTACCGGAATTTTAATGGCGAAACAAGTAAAGGGAGCAATTCTAATCGGTATTGCCATTACTACCATTGTGGGAATTCCCCTAGGAGTTGTGCAATTAGGTGAGGGTTTTAGTGTTATGGCTATGCCTCCCAGTATTGCTCCTACTTTTGCAAAAATGGATTTTGCAGGATTATTAAATGTAAGTGGAGAGTTGACCATTATTGGAGCAATCATGAGTGTAGTAACCGTTGTTATTTCTTTTAGTTTAGTAGATATGTTTGATACCATTGGAACTTTGGTAGGTACAGCTACAAAAGCTGGATTAGTAGATGAAAAGGGAAATGTGAAGAATATGGGTAAAGCCCTTTATGCTGATGCCATAGCTACCAGTATAGGCGCTTTGATTGGAACCTCTACCACTACCACCTATGTAGAAAGTGCAACTGGTGTAAGTGAAGGGGGAAGAACAGGCTTAACGGCTGTTGTGGTTGGTATTTTATTCCTATTGGCCTTATTTTTCTGGCCCTTGGTAGGTATTGTACCTGCTGAAGCTACAGCCCCAGCATTAATGATTGTGGGAGTACTCATGATGACTTCTGTAAAAAATATTAACTTTGAAGACTTTACAGAAGCTATGCCAGCATTTTTCACTATGGCAATCATGCCCTTTTCCTATAGTATAGCCAATGGTATTGCAGCAGGAATGATTATGTATCCAATTACCAAGCTAGTTACTGGAAAAGGAAAAGAAGTGCATCCGGCTATTTACATTCTCGCAGTATTATTTATCATAAGATTTACCATATTACCTCAATAA